Proteins co-encoded in one Metabacillus sp. KUDC1714 genomic window:
- a CDS encoding zinc-binding alcohol dehydrogenase family protein translates to MKVISCEEPKRFTEKEEEIPKIKQGEVLIKVKRIGICGTDIHAYYGNQPFFTYPRVLGHELSGEIVEVGMNDMELKAGDSVAVIPFLECGKCIACRQGKTNCCTNMKVFGVHIDGGMKEYIKLPIDHVLKVNGISFDQAAMIEPLSIGAHAVRRAKLEDNQFALIIGGGPIGLGVMKFAKLAGAKVIAMDIHEERLQFCKEWAHADFTVNALKDPIEEISKITNGDFPEVVFDATGNKSSMMNAFDYVSHGGQLVYVGLVKDDITFNDPEFHKREMSLLGSRNATREDFKYVISCVKNGDIDVNPIITKRFKLDDIGTDFEEVTNPANNIIKAIIEV, encoded by the coding sequence ATGAAAGTCATAAGTTGTGAAGAACCAAAGCGATTTACAGAAAAAGAAGAAGAGATACCGAAGATTAAGCAAGGAGAAGTGCTTATTAAGGTTAAAAGGATAGGAATATGTGGAACAGATATTCATGCCTATTATGGTAATCAACCATTCTTTACATATCCAAGAGTGTTAGGACACGAATTATCTGGTGAAATTGTAGAAGTTGGTATGAATGATATGGAATTAAAAGCCGGTGATTCAGTTGCGGTAATTCCTTTTTTAGAATGTGGAAAATGTATTGCTTGTCGTCAAGGAAAAACGAATTGTTGTACAAATATGAAAGTATTCGGAGTCCATATTGACGGTGGTATGAAAGAGTATATCAAATTACCTATTGATCATGTGTTAAAAGTAAATGGTATTAGTTTTGATCAAGCTGCTATGATTGAACCTTTAAGTATTGGAGCACATGCTGTAAGGCGTGCAAAACTTGAGGACAATCAATTTGCTCTGATTATTGGTGGTGGCCCAATTGGATTAGGTGTAATGAAATTTGCAAAGCTTGCTGGTGCAAAAGTGATTGCAATGGATATTCATGAAGAGCGATTGCAATTTTGTAAAGAATGGGCACATGCTGATTTTACGGTTAATGCACTTAAAGATCCAATTGAAGAAATATCAAAGATTACAAATGGAGATTTTCCAGAAGTTGTTTTTGATGCTACAGGTAATAAGTCATCAATGATGAATGCCTTTGATTATGTTAGTCATGGAGGACAACTAGTTTATGTTGGTCTCGTAAAGGATGATATCACATTTAATGATCCTGAATTTCATAAAAGAGAAATGAGTTTACTTGGAAGTCGAAATGCAACACGAGAAGACTTCAAGTACGTTATTTCATGCGTCAAAAATGGAGATATCGATGTAAATCCGATCATTACAAAACGTTTTAAGTTAGATGATATCGGAACTGATTTTGAGGAAGTTACAAATCCAGCAAACAATATTATAAAAGCTATTATTGAAGTGTAA